A region from the Benincasa hispida cultivar B227 chromosome 12, ASM972705v1, whole genome shotgun sequence genome encodes:
- the LOC120067075 gene encoding serine/threonine-protein kinase ATG1a isoform X1, which translates to MDFDDLTPNNCRLIGNYILGEKLGSGSFAVVWKSRHRHLGTVVAVKEIQRKQLSPKVCDSLFREISILSTINHPNIIRLFEAIQTDDRIYLVLEYCDGGDLWDYINLHGKVSEAVARNLMRQLAAGLKVLQEKHLIHRDLKPQNLLLSSNEGTSVLKIGDFGFARSLADQMLADTLCGSPLYMAPEIIQNKKYDAKADLWSVGAILFQLLTGKPPFSGNHPLQLFQNIFESTELRFPKGALEELHPDSLNLCRSLLRQNPVERLSFKEFFNHKFFQEPSRSNKAVETTPVVQSFESASSEAVKVNPHTEQPIESSNRVSEITSSSIHNTIYRGKNICSSVREQPIEPVLNLGVDEQRKSLDCIQQSLSKIEVSDSMESIEKDYVLVNAHCPSMVTSSYHIETSLQGCSSRVSHAFSIDQDMIAKTQKKELIASTRDIGESSRSQGQFSMPCAESMLRKVQGLSMLHPSTRLQLLNQYVQVLSDLSQEKCNAGMFLESFSVELVALALWKEAVEISGAWLSYDKSESSKSSLGIDSTPSQKDADYAANKEKNVDFNSPTSVSKWAQLGFIAAVDQTEKLSQNIQEIDGATVVPDAMEIIFQKAIAVGKSGAVDQYMKNKDNAAASYSKAILLFSFILGEAESLNSPFSLTLCNKQRIQHYIHYLQAQTNLLSSQP; encoded by the exons ATGGATTTTGATGATTTAACCCCCAACAATTGCCGTTTGATCGGTAACTACATATTGGGGGAGAAACTCGGGTCGGGTTCGTTCGCCGTAGTGTGGAAGTCAAGGCATAGGCACTTGGGTACGGTTGTCGCCGTtaaggagattcaaagaaagcAACTTAGTCCTAAAGTTTGTGACAGTTTGTTCAGAGAGATTTCTATTCTCAGCACGATCAATCATCCCAATATCATTCGTCTCTTCGAAGCCATTCAG ACTGATGATAGGATTTATCTTGTTCTGGAGTATTGTGATGGTGGTGACCTCTGGGACTATATTAATCTCCATGGAAAAGTATCAGAAGCTGTTGCTAGAAACTTAATGAGACAATTGG CTGCTGGCTTGAAAGTTCTTCAAGAGAAACACCTCATTCATAGAGATTTAAAGCCTCAG AACTTGCTGTTGTCTTCTAACGAAGGGACTTCGGTGTTGAAGATCGGAGATTTTGGATTTGCAAG GTCCTTAGCAGATCAGATGTTGGCCGATACACTTTGTGGTTCACCTTTATATATGGCTCCGGAAATTATTCAGAACAAAAAATATGATGCCAAG GCTGATTTATGGAGTGTTGGAGCAATTTTGTTTCAGCTATTGACAGGGAAGCCTCCATTTAGTGGCAATCATCCATTACAG CTCTTCCAGAATATCTTCGAATCCACTGAGCTAAGATTTCCTAAAGGTGCCTTGGAAGAGCTACATCCCGATTCTTTGAATCTTTGCAGAAGCCTTTTACGTCAAAATCCAG TGGAACGGCTTTCATTCAAGGAGTTCTTCAATCACAAATTTTTTCAGGAGCCAAG TAGATCAAATAAAGCTGTTGAGACAACACCTGTTGTTCAGTCATTTGAATCAGCCAGCTCAGAAGCAGTAAAGGTTAACCCCCACACAGAACAACCTATTGAATCATCGAACAGAGTTTCAGAAATCACTAGTTCATCCATACATAACACAATATACAGAGGGAAAAACATTTGCAGTTCGGTGAGGGAACAACCTATTGAGCCAGTGCTCAATCTTGGAGTAGATGAGCAAAGAAAATCTCTTGATTGTATTCAACAATCCCTGAGTAAGATTGAAG TTTCTGATTCAATGGAGTCAATTGAGAAAGATTATGTTCTCGTGAATGCTCATTGTCCTTCAATGGTGACCTCTTCTTATCACATTGAAACATCATTACAAGGTTGTTCATCGAGAGTTTCCCATGCTTTTAGTATCGATCAGGATATGATAGCCAAAACCCAGAAAAAGGAACTTATTGCTAGTACAAGAGATATTGGAGAAAGTTCAAGGAGCCAAGGTCAATTCTCAATGCCATGTGCAGAATCCATGTTAAGAAAAGTACAAGGACTATCCATGTTGCATCCCTCTACCAGGCTCCAGTTACTTAATCAGTATGTTCAGGTTCTCTCAGATTTGTCACAAGAAAAG TGTAATGCAGGGATGTTTTTGGAATCATTTTCAGTTGAATTAGTTGCTTTAGCTTTATGGAAGGAAGCCGTTGAAATTAGTGGTGCTTGGCTGAGTTATGACAAAAGCGAATCTTCAAAAAGTAGTTTGGGAATAGATTCTACCCCTAGTCAGAAAGATGCTGACTACGCtgcaaataaggaaaaaaatgtaGATTTTAATAGCCCAACATCTGTTTCTAAGTGGGCACAGCTAGGGTTTATTGCTGCAGTAGATCAGACCGAGAAGTTATCTCAAAATATCCAAGAGATTGATG GTGCGACTGTGGTACCTGATGCTATGGAAATTATATTCCAAAAGGCAATTGCCGTTGGGAAAAGTGGTGCT GTAGATCAATACATGAAAAACAAGGACAATGCTGCTGCTTCATACTCCAAAGCCATTCTTCTGTTTTCATTCATTTTGGGAGAAGCTGAATCCCTTAACTCTCCATTTTCGCTAACTTTGTGCAATAAGCAACGAATTCAACATTACATTCATTACTTGCAGGCTCAGACTAACTTGTTGTCGTCACAGCCGTAA
- the LOC120067075 gene encoding serine/threonine-protein kinase ATG1a isoform X2, whose amino-acid sequence MDFDDLTPNNCRLIGNYILGEKLGSGSFAVVWKSRHRHLGTVVAVKEIQRKQLSPKVCDSLFREISILSTINHPNIIRLFEAIQTDDRIYLVLEYCDGGDLWDYINLHGKVSEAVARNLMRQLAAGLKVLQEKHLIHRDLKPQNLLLSSNEGTSVLKIGDFGFARSLADQMLADTLCGSPLYMAPEIIQNKKYDAKADLWSVGAILFQLLTGKPPFSGNHPLQLFQNIFESTELRFPKGALEELHPDSLNLCRSLLRQNPVERLSFKEFFNHKFFQEPRSNKAVETTPVVQSFESASSEAVKVNPHTEQPIESSNRVSEITSSSIHNTIYRGKNICSSVREQPIEPVLNLGVDEQRKSLDCIQQSLSKIEVSDSMESIEKDYVLVNAHCPSMVTSSYHIETSLQGCSSRVSHAFSIDQDMIAKTQKKELIASTRDIGESSRSQGQFSMPCAESMLRKVQGLSMLHPSTRLQLLNQYVQVLSDLSQEKCNAGMFLESFSVELVALALWKEAVEISGAWLSYDKSESSKSSLGIDSTPSQKDADYAANKEKNVDFNSPTSVSKWAQLGFIAAVDQTEKLSQNIQEIDGATVVPDAMEIIFQKAIAVGKSGAVDQYMKNKDNAAASYSKAILLFSFILGEAESLNSPFSLTLCNKQRIQHYIHYLQAQTNLLSSQP is encoded by the exons ATGGATTTTGATGATTTAACCCCCAACAATTGCCGTTTGATCGGTAACTACATATTGGGGGAGAAACTCGGGTCGGGTTCGTTCGCCGTAGTGTGGAAGTCAAGGCATAGGCACTTGGGTACGGTTGTCGCCGTtaaggagattcaaagaaagcAACTTAGTCCTAAAGTTTGTGACAGTTTGTTCAGAGAGATTTCTATTCTCAGCACGATCAATCATCCCAATATCATTCGTCTCTTCGAAGCCATTCAG ACTGATGATAGGATTTATCTTGTTCTGGAGTATTGTGATGGTGGTGACCTCTGGGACTATATTAATCTCCATGGAAAAGTATCAGAAGCTGTTGCTAGAAACTTAATGAGACAATTGG CTGCTGGCTTGAAAGTTCTTCAAGAGAAACACCTCATTCATAGAGATTTAAAGCCTCAG AACTTGCTGTTGTCTTCTAACGAAGGGACTTCGGTGTTGAAGATCGGAGATTTTGGATTTGCAAG GTCCTTAGCAGATCAGATGTTGGCCGATACACTTTGTGGTTCACCTTTATATATGGCTCCGGAAATTATTCAGAACAAAAAATATGATGCCAAG GCTGATTTATGGAGTGTTGGAGCAATTTTGTTTCAGCTATTGACAGGGAAGCCTCCATTTAGTGGCAATCATCCATTACAG CTCTTCCAGAATATCTTCGAATCCACTGAGCTAAGATTTCCTAAAGGTGCCTTGGAAGAGCTACATCCCGATTCTTTGAATCTTTGCAGAAGCCTTTTACGTCAAAATCCAG TGGAACGGCTTTCATTCAAGGAGTTCTTCAATCACAAATTTTTTCAGGAGCCAAG ATCAAATAAAGCTGTTGAGACAACACCTGTTGTTCAGTCATTTGAATCAGCCAGCTCAGAAGCAGTAAAGGTTAACCCCCACACAGAACAACCTATTGAATCATCGAACAGAGTTTCAGAAATCACTAGTTCATCCATACATAACACAATATACAGAGGGAAAAACATTTGCAGTTCGGTGAGGGAACAACCTATTGAGCCAGTGCTCAATCTTGGAGTAGATGAGCAAAGAAAATCTCTTGATTGTATTCAACAATCCCTGAGTAAGATTGAAG TTTCTGATTCAATGGAGTCAATTGAGAAAGATTATGTTCTCGTGAATGCTCATTGTCCTTCAATGGTGACCTCTTCTTATCACATTGAAACATCATTACAAGGTTGTTCATCGAGAGTTTCCCATGCTTTTAGTATCGATCAGGATATGATAGCCAAAACCCAGAAAAAGGAACTTATTGCTAGTACAAGAGATATTGGAGAAAGTTCAAGGAGCCAAGGTCAATTCTCAATGCCATGTGCAGAATCCATGTTAAGAAAAGTACAAGGACTATCCATGTTGCATCCCTCTACCAGGCTCCAGTTACTTAATCAGTATGTTCAGGTTCTCTCAGATTTGTCACAAGAAAAG TGTAATGCAGGGATGTTTTTGGAATCATTTTCAGTTGAATTAGTTGCTTTAGCTTTATGGAAGGAAGCCGTTGAAATTAGTGGTGCTTGGCTGAGTTATGACAAAAGCGAATCTTCAAAAAGTAGTTTGGGAATAGATTCTACCCCTAGTCAGAAAGATGCTGACTACGCtgcaaataaggaaaaaaatgtaGATTTTAATAGCCCAACATCTGTTTCTAAGTGGGCACAGCTAGGGTTTATTGCTGCAGTAGATCAGACCGAGAAGTTATCTCAAAATATCCAAGAGATTGATG GTGCGACTGTGGTACCTGATGCTATGGAAATTATATTCCAAAAGGCAATTGCCGTTGGGAAAAGTGGTGCT GTAGATCAATACATGAAAAACAAGGACAATGCTGCTGCTTCATACTCCAAAGCCATTCTTCTGTTTTCATTCATTTTGGGAGAAGCTGAATCCCTTAACTCTCCATTTTCGCTAACTTTGTGCAATAAGCAACGAATTCAACATTACATTCATTACTTGCAGGCTCAGACTAACTTGTTGTCGTCACAGCCGTAA
- the LOC120067075 gene encoding serine/threonine-protein kinase ATG1a isoform X3 has product MDFDDLTPNNCRLIGNYILGEKLGSGSFAVVWKSRHRHLGTVVAVKEIQRKQLSPKVCDSLFREISILSTINHPNIIRLFEAIQTDDRIYLVLEYCDGGDLWDYINLHGKVSEAVARNLMRQLAAGLKVLQEKHLIHRDLKPQNLLLSSNEGTSVLKIGDFGFARSLADQMLADTLCGSPLYMAPEIIQNKKYDAKADLWSVGAILFQLLTGKPPFSGNHPLQLFQNIFESTELRFPKGALEELHPDSLNLCRSLLRQNPVERLSFKEFFNHKFFQEPSRSNKAVETTPVVQSFESASSEAVKVNPHTEQPIESSNRVSEITSSSIHNTIYRGKNICSSVREQPIEPVLNLGVDEQRKSLDCIQQSLSKIEVSDSMESIEKDYVLVNAHCPSMVTSSYHIETSLQGCSSRVSHAFSIDQDMIAKTQKKELIASTRDIGESSRSQGQFSMPCAESMLRKVQGLSMLHPSTRLQLLNQYVQVLSDLSQEKCNAGMFLESFSVELVALALWKEAVEISGAWLSYDKSESSKSSLGIDSTPSQKDADYAANKEKNVDFNSPTSVSKWAQLGFIAAVDQTEKLSQNIQEIDGATVVPDAMEIIFQKAIAVGKSGAINT; this is encoded by the exons ATGGATTTTGATGATTTAACCCCCAACAATTGCCGTTTGATCGGTAACTACATATTGGGGGAGAAACTCGGGTCGGGTTCGTTCGCCGTAGTGTGGAAGTCAAGGCATAGGCACTTGGGTACGGTTGTCGCCGTtaaggagattcaaagaaagcAACTTAGTCCTAAAGTTTGTGACAGTTTGTTCAGAGAGATTTCTATTCTCAGCACGATCAATCATCCCAATATCATTCGTCTCTTCGAAGCCATTCAG ACTGATGATAGGATTTATCTTGTTCTGGAGTATTGTGATGGTGGTGACCTCTGGGACTATATTAATCTCCATGGAAAAGTATCAGAAGCTGTTGCTAGAAACTTAATGAGACAATTGG CTGCTGGCTTGAAAGTTCTTCAAGAGAAACACCTCATTCATAGAGATTTAAAGCCTCAG AACTTGCTGTTGTCTTCTAACGAAGGGACTTCGGTGTTGAAGATCGGAGATTTTGGATTTGCAAG GTCCTTAGCAGATCAGATGTTGGCCGATACACTTTGTGGTTCACCTTTATATATGGCTCCGGAAATTATTCAGAACAAAAAATATGATGCCAAG GCTGATTTATGGAGTGTTGGAGCAATTTTGTTTCAGCTATTGACAGGGAAGCCTCCATTTAGTGGCAATCATCCATTACAG CTCTTCCAGAATATCTTCGAATCCACTGAGCTAAGATTTCCTAAAGGTGCCTTGGAAGAGCTACATCCCGATTCTTTGAATCTTTGCAGAAGCCTTTTACGTCAAAATCCAG TGGAACGGCTTTCATTCAAGGAGTTCTTCAATCACAAATTTTTTCAGGAGCCAAG TAGATCAAATAAAGCTGTTGAGACAACACCTGTTGTTCAGTCATTTGAATCAGCCAGCTCAGAAGCAGTAAAGGTTAACCCCCACACAGAACAACCTATTGAATCATCGAACAGAGTTTCAGAAATCACTAGTTCATCCATACATAACACAATATACAGAGGGAAAAACATTTGCAGTTCGGTGAGGGAACAACCTATTGAGCCAGTGCTCAATCTTGGAGTAGATGAGCAAAGAAAATCTCTTGATTGTATTCAACAATCCCTGAGTAAGATTGAAG TTTCTGATTCAATGGAGTCAATTGAGAAAGATTATGTTCTCGTGAATGCTCATTGTCCTTCAATGGTGACCTCTTCTTATCACATTGAAACATCATTACAAGGTTGTTCATCGAGAGTTTCCCATGCTTTTAGTATCGATCAGGATATGATAGCCAAAACCCAGAAAAAGGAACTTATTGCTAGTACAAGAGATATTGGAGAAAGTTCAAGGAGCCAAGGTCAATTCTCAATGCCATGTGCAGAATCCATGTTAAGAAAAGTACAAGGACTATCCATGTTGCATCCCTCTACCAGGCTCCAGTTACTTAATCAGTATGTTCAGGTTCTCTCAGATTTGTCACAAGAAAAG TGTAATGCAGGGATGTTTTTGGAATCATTTTCAGTTGAATTAGTTGCTTTAGCTTTATGGAAGGAAGCCGTTGAAATTAGTGGTGCTTGGCTGAGTTATGACAAAAGCGAATCTTCAAAAAGTAGTTTGGGAATAGATTCTACCCCTAGTCAGAAAGATGCTGACTACGCtgcaaataaggaaaaaaatgtaGATTTTAATAGCCCAACATCTGTTTCTAAGTGGGCACAGCTAGGGTTTATTGCTGCAGTAGATCAGACCGAGAAGTTATCTCAAAATATCCAAGAGATTGATG GTGCGACTGTGGTACCTGATGCTATGGAAATTATATTCCAAAAGGCAATTGCCGTTGGGAAAAGTGGTGCT ATCAATACATGA
- the LOC120067075 gene encoding serine/threonine-protein kinase ATG1a isoform X4 has protein sequence MDMAAAGLKVLQEKHLIHRDLKPQNLLLSSNEGTSVLKIGDFGFARSLADQMLADTLCGSPLYMAPEIIQNKKYDAKADLWSVGAILFQLLTGKPPFSGNHPLQLFQNIFESTELRFPKGALEELHPDSLNLCRSLLRQNPVERLSFKEFFNHKFFQEPSRSNKAVETTPVVQSFESASSEAVKVNPHTEQPIESSNRVSEITSSSIHNTIYRGKNICSSVREQPIEPVLNLGVDEQRKSLDCIQQSLSKIEVSDSMESIEKDYVLVNAHCPSMVTSSYHIETSLQGCSSRVSHAFSIDQDMIAKTQKKELIASTRDIGESSRSQGQFSMPCAESMLRKVQGLSMLHPSTRLQLLNQYVQVLSDLSQEKCNAGMFLESFSVELVALALWKEAVEISGAWLSYDKSESSKSSLGIDSTPSQKDADYAANKEKNVDFNSPTSVSKWAQLGFIAAVDQTEKLSQNIQEIDGATVVPDAMEIIFQKAIAVGKSGAVDQYMKNKDNAAASYSKAILLFSFILGEAESLNSPFSLTLCNKQRIQHYIHYLQAQTNLLSSQP, from the exons ATGGATATGGCAGCTGCTGGCTTGAAAGTTCTTCAAGAGAAACACCTCATTCATAGAGATTTAAAGCCTCAG AACTTGCTGTTGTCTTCTAACGAAGGGACTTCGGTGTTGAAGATCGGAGATTTTGGATTTGCAAG GTCCTTAGCAGATCAGATGTTGGCCGATACACTTTGTGGTTCACCTTTATATATGGCTCCGGAAATTATTCAGAACAAAAAATATGATGCCAAG GCTGATTTATGGAGTGTTGGAGCAATTTTGTTTCAGCTATTGACAGGGAAGCCTCCATTTAGTGGCAATCATCCATTACAG CTCTTCCAGAATATCTTCGAATCCACTGAGCTAAGATTTCCTAAAGGTGCCTTGGAAGAGCTACATCCCGATTCTTTGAATCTTTGCAGAAGCCTTTTACGTCAAAATCCAG TGGAACGGCTTTCATTCAAGGAGTTCTTCAATCACAAATTTTTTCAGGAGCCAAG TAGATCAAATAAAGCTGTTGAGACAACACCTGTTGTTCAGTCATTTGAATCAGCCAGCTCAGAAGCAGTAAAGGTTAACCCCCACACAGAACAACCTATTGAATCATCGAACAGAGTTTCAGAAATCACTAGTTCATCCATACATAACACAATATACAGAGGGAAAAACATTTGCAGTTCGGTGAGGGAACAACCTATTGAGCCAGTGCTCAATCTTGGAGTAGATGAGCAAAGAAAATCTCTTGATTGTATTCAACAATCCCTGAGTAAGATTGAAG TTTCTGATTCAATGGAGTCAATTGAGAAAGATTATGTTCTCGTGAATGCTCATTGTCCTTCAATGGTGACCTCTTCTTATCACATTGAAACATCATTACAAGGTTGTTCATCGAGAGTTTCCCATGCTTTTAGTATCGATCAGGATATGATAGCCAAAACCCAGAAAAAGGAACTTATTGCTAGTACAAGAGATATTGGAGAAAGTTCAAGGAGCCAAGGTCAATTCTCAATGCCATGTGCAGAATCCATGTTAAGAAAAGTACAAGGACTATCCATGTTGCATCCCTCTACCAGGCTCCAGTTACTTAATCAGTATGTTCAGGTTCTCTCAGATTTGTCACAAGAAAAG TGTAATGCAGGGATGTTTTTGGAATCATTTTCAGTTGAATTAGTTGCTTTAGCTTTATGGAAGGAAGCCGTTGAAATTAGTGGTGCTTGGCTGAGTTATGACAAAAGCGAATCTTCAAAAAGTAGTTTGGGAATAGATTCTACCCCTAGTCAGAAAGATGCTGACTACGCtgcaaataaggaaaaaaatgtaGATTTTAATAGCCCAACATCTGTTTCTAAGTGGGCACAGCTAGGGTTTATTGCTGCAGTAGATCAGACCGAGAAGTTATCTCAAAATATCCAAGAGATTGATG GTGCGACTGTGGTACCTGATGCTATGGAAATTATATTCCAAAAGGCAATTGCCGTTGGGAAAAGTGGTGCT GTAGATCAATACATGAAAAACAAGGACAATGCTGCTGCTTCATACTCCAAAGCCATTCTTCTGTTTTCATTCATTTTGGGAGAAGCTGAATCCCTTAACTCTCCATTTTCGCTAACTTTGTGCAATAAGCAACGAATTCAACATTACATTCATTACTTGCAGGCTCAGACTAACTTGTTGTCGTCACAGCCGTAA